One Fusarium poae strain DAOMC 252244 chromosome 4, whole genome shotgun sequence DNA window includes the following coding sequences:
- a CDS encoding hypothetical protein (TransMembrane:7 (o97-118i139-158o170-192i222-240o271-291i312-329o349-372i)~BUSCO:14213at5125): MDGLRDAFAHISARAVKDWPAGSKGNTSETIISNVPFNLTTLKYFNYTYYSNETVSNGSKCYLTFDPYTPAYVFPNGSWTNATKCYTAIENIKTRGFVGIGFAVAFGIALVLNLTVLAKHGKIYTPRDSRFYPVGRRWQWYWALFTAAAALISLFVGVDIDRYYLQELPITVNVFFWYLLCTGTVALTWEAVRHWGSWQERKFVDPDPFIVKDDDRRAKVEFWLPLWFYLWLWLNFFMVVPRSWKFTQLQHSEEQTLAKAVPGATNTRFKAGAFCLVVAWLTIVFSLYHSIKHYKPRHRGVFNRAVGSLRYVPFRFWLILPLSAATIAYQGFISWEFKYSIVKYNGNIPVIYCWGFLPALLILFIQYFYGLFTPNEDKELVRLRRERGEMLDRELGIVNKPAWWRRVRGDHLLTFKDKLTRNVHEIGGGRATGRRIEGDAERNLREEALAAARNDDGFEMNHMHRPLDATNNPRVDRAGAASISSNASRMSYVQPYTGKNDRRRHERNMQAAASVLFPNNLAEERARREAQLGLDGPAPPPYSDGLGRGRAPGRPGSTGRSNSTETTNSITAPPQQVKSMLDV; this comes from the coding sequence ATGGACGGTCTTCGTGACGCCTTCGCTCATATCTCGGCTCGCGCCGTGAAGGATTGGCCAGCTGGATCTAAAGGCAACACCAGCGAAACCATCATCTCCAACGTCCCCTTCAATCTCACCACCCTCAAATACTTCAACTATACATACTACAGCAACGAGACCGTCTCCAATGGCTCCAAGTGTTACCTCACTTTCGATCCTTACACTCCGGCCTATGTCTTCCCGAACGGCTCATGGACTAATGCTACCAAGTGCTATACCGCAATCGAAAATATCAAAACTCGTGGCTTCGTAGGCATCGGCTTTGCTGTTGCCTTTGGAATCGCTCTCGTCCTGAATCTGACTGTCCTGGCCAAGCATGGAAAGATTTACACTCCTCGCGATTCCCGATTTTATCCTGTCGGTCGTCGGTGGCAATGGTACTGGGCTCTTTtcactgctgctgctgctctcATTAGTCTCTTCGTTGGTGTTGACATCGATCGTTATTACCTCCAGGAATTACCCATAACCGTCAACGTCTTCTTCTGGTACCTTTTGTGCACAGGCACTGTCGCCCTGACATGGGAGGCTGTTCGGCATTGGGGCTCCTGGCAAGAAAGGAAATTCGTTGATCCCGATCCATTCATCGTGAAAGATGATGATCGCCGCGCCAAGGTTGAATTTTGGTTGCCTCTGTGGTTCTATCTCTGGCTTTGGCTGAATTTCTTCATGGTTGTTCCTCGTAGTTGGAAGTTCACTCAGCTTCAACACTCGGAGGAACAGACATTGGCGAAGGCGGTCCCAGGAGCAACAAATACTCGGTTCAAGGCTGGTGCTTTCTGTCTTGTTGTTGCATGGCTCACTATTGTCTTCTCCCTTTATCACTCGATTAAACACTACAAGCCTCGCCATCGCGGTGTCTTCAACCGCGCTGTGGGCTCCCTTCGATATGTGCCTTTCCGTTTCTGGCTTATTCTGCCCTTGTCGGCAGCAACTATCGCATACCAGGGTTTTATTTCATGGGAGTTCAAGTATTCCATTGTCAAGTACAATGGAAACATTCCCGTGATCTATTGTTGGGGCTTTCTACCAGCTCTTCTAATCCTCTTTATCCAGTACTTTTATGGCCTTTTCACGCCTAACGAAGATAAGGAGCTTGTCCGACTAAGACGTGAGCGCGGCGAGATGCTCGACCGTGAACTCGGAATTGTCAATAAGCCTGCCTGGTGGAGACGTGTTAGGGGCGACCATTTGCTCACCTTCAAGGATAAACTCACCCGTAACGTCCACGAGATTGGTGGCGGTCGTGCCACCGGCCGACGTATCGAGGGCGATGCGGAGCGAAACCTGCGTGAAGAAGCCTTGGCTGCTGCCAGGAATGACGACGGTTTTGAGATGAACCACATGCATCGCCCTCTGGACGCTACCAACAATCCTCGAGTGGATCGTGCTGGTGCTGCGTCTATCTCATCCAATGCATCACGGATGTCGTACGTCCAACCCTACACCGGTAAGAACGACCGTCGTCGACATGAGCGTAACATGCAAGCTGCCGCCAGTGTCCTCTTTCCTAACAACCTCGCCGAGGAGCGCGCCCGTCGCGAAGCTCAACTCGGCCTCGATGGTCCCGCGCCTCCTCCTTATTCCGATGGCCTGGGTAGAGGCCGAGCTCCTGGGCGACCCGGATCCACCGGTCGCAGTAACAGCACCGAGACTACCAACTCTATCACAGCTCCTCCACAGCAAGTTAAAAGCATGCTGGACGTCTAA
- a CDS encoding hypothetical protein (TransMembrane:1 (o342-360i)~BUSCO:25514at5125) — MAADATADEEPSYIDYETFLDPDFSPASFANTLVVSTNNPNDTPLDLSTPLSRVLFDAQEIDSHIDVLTTRSAVPLLDYTQQQTQASKNIVGELDGQIQSLNDSYRQLEKEVIDKHAEADEVRLVALRLWETLKLGRSVGRCLQLGRQLEVQHLELDSGSAKEDHRALVRCAYTILSLREILDRKGPGEEGFGLNRVDAVKSLQDTVITPIDRSVRERAERIIREFSIQQTSTFAQVEEIKARTASAMTTLYLLSPTLGMRADKWVPRLLLQSLETYIRAALQASITALSRSLGQLPTLDKALSDVMLKCQNVVSLEAVLETTKPPAHPLLPASNQPSQSSLLHFVLAYFETASLASFFWRTMASSLATRVQDIMNRGGVVARTLRTNKNTVGDAIRQAVVKGSQLHGALTGSKGRTKVEANWDREVAVMVGSVVNNLR, encoded by the coding sequence ATGGCAGCCGACGCAACAGCCGACGAAGAACCATCCTACATTGACTACGAAACCTTTCTTGACCCTGATTTCTCCCCCGCGTCTTTCGCGAATACACTCGTAGTCTCGACCAACAATCCCAACGATACGCCCCTCGACCTCTCCACCCCCCTATCTCGTGTTCTCTTCGATGCTCAAGAGATTGACTCGCATATCGACGTTCTGACAACTCGCTCCGCCGTTCCACTTCTCGACTACACCCAGCAGCAGACCCAAGCGTCAAAAAATATTGTGGGGGAGTTGGATGGCCAGATTCAGAGCCTAAATGACAGCTATCGCCAGCTCGAGAAGGAGGTGATTGACAAGCATGCCGAGGCGGACGAGGTCCGGCTCGTAGCTTTACGGTTATGGGAGACTCTGAAGCTTGGTCGCTCCGTCGGACGTTGTTTGCAGCTTGGCCGACAGCTTGAGGTCCAGCACCTGGAGCTCGATAGCGGCTCTGCGAAGGAGGATCACCGGGCCCTCGTGCGATGCGCATATACAATCTTGTCACTGAGAGAAATTCTTGATCGCAAAGGCCCAGGCGAAGAAGGCTTTGGGTTGAACCGTGTGGACGCTGTCAAGAGCCTACAGGATACAGTGATAACCCCCATTGACCGATCGGTACGCGAGCGGGCGGAGCGCATTATTCGCGAATTTTCGATTCAGCAGACCTCGACTTTTGCTCAAGTagaagagatcaaggccCGTACTGCATCTGCTATGACTACGCTTTATCTGCTGTCACCAACTCTCGGTATGAGAGCTGATAAATGGGTTCCGCGGCTGCTACTTCAATCTCTGGAGACATATATTCGAGCGGCCCTGCAAGCGAGCATCACAGCCTTGTCCCGGTCTTTGGGCCAGTTGCCGACGCTGGACAAGGCATTATCCGACGTTATGCTCAAGTGCCAAAACGTAGTCTCCCTTGAGGCTGTCCTCGAGACAACAAAACCGCCAGCCCATCCTCTCCTTCCCGCTTCAAACCAGCCAAGCCAATCGAGTTTGCTTCATTTCGTCCTCGCATATTTCGAGACGGCGAGCCTTGCCTCGTTCTTCTGGAGGACCATGGCGAGCAGCCTTGCAACGCGTGTGCAAGATATCATGAACCGTGGAGGCGTCGTGGCTAGAACCCTACGAACGAACAAAAATACGGTTGGAGATGCAATCCGCCAGGCTGTTGTCAAAGGGTCCCAGTTACACGGCGCGTTGACAGGGTCCAAGGGAAGGACAAAGGTAGAGGCGAACTGGGACAGGGAGGTGGCTGTTATGGTAGGAAGCGTCGTGAACAATCTTCGATAG
- a CDS encoding hypothetical protein (BUSCO:25997at5125) — MAAAFRPVNSPLAMTVSREDVMGPSPSTSRPNTAPQPHPSRPTDDGTTPTRATFNMASQKPLPSSPFPQGIQVPEQPLKPKMPQRHDSRHSNKSGDSVDVDMDDSDGETGTIDDGAGSDDESIGADGPRSSKKKKSQRFYCTDYPPCNLSFTRSEHLARHIRKHTGERPFQCHCSRRFSRLDNLRQHAQTVHVNENIPMDSLAATGSRFQRQMRPDRVRQAGNRARASTGGSAGGPQRGHSKSLSTSSITSVSSVGSAYSVQDARRRPPPLVMADPRSRLSFESYRGSMDGGLPQYRAVSPSEYGTPTSSTFSTGQSSPRWGPGVSSPATSHSRSHSMYTTGSRTPGRRLSVPSGNNPFQSPGAPPGGRPTMFGSNSGPVNSLNVGAPLPISNGIPSSPTSATSQWPRRESLSESDWRRRTWHPDSRNINGNPSQLSSVVNQSSVRPNPPPPIANPSNSQSSFRLPGIESFDPLPPRPATPSRRQPSPMMVDAEAHARAPYQPHLPETPMQDERRNLNMYDASIQRGLNRLDINHNTPPRDSAGSWASEANKAVQAQAEHVRLNPPIVRFEERPSVYHGSKPTSAPRSFHQHTMSAPSITTSRENKRRGWYHGPASIQRDGRLPQEPQDPRLAHVERMVHPNFTGFSGFPIKEPPPPPSHHHYQHPPPPPPPPQQQQQQQQLALQAQQQTQPHQYQQVQHPQQQQQQQGRPGSNGSLGRLEALVAVATSEGSTAKAY; from the exons ATGGCGGCCGCTTTTCGACCAGTGAACTCACCACTGGCGATGACTGTTTCGAGAGAAGACGTCATGGGCCCATCGCCCTCAACCTCCCGACCCAACACAGCTCCTCAACCACACCCATCGAGACCTACAGACGACGGTACGACCCCGACAAGGGCGACATTTAATATGGCCAGCCAGAAACCTCTCCCTTCGAGCCCGTTTCCACAGGGGATTCAGGTACCCGAACAACCACTCAAACCGAAGATGCCCCAGCGTCACGATTCAAGGCATTCGAATAAATCAGGCGACTCGGTAGATGTAGATATGGACGATTCCGATGGAGAGACCGGTACGATCGACGACGGCGCTGGGTCTGACGACGAAAGTATTGGAGCCGATGGACCCCGCTctagcaagaagaagaaatcacAACGCTTCTACTGTACTGACTACCCCCCATGCAATCTGAGCTTTACACGCAGCGAGCATTTGGCCAGACATATTAG AAAGCATACGGGCGAACGTCCATTCCAATGTCACTGCTCACGACGCTTTTCGAGACTCGACAATTTGAGACAGCATGCACAAACGGTGCATGTCAATGAGAATATTCCTATGGATTCACTGGCCGCAACAGGCTCTCGGTTTCAACGGCAAATGCGTCCCGATCGAGTAAGACAAGCTGGTAATCGAGCAAGAGCGTCAACAGGCGGCAGCGCTGGCGGTCCCCAACGAGGGCATTCTAAATCATTATCAACATCGAGTATTACTAGTGTAAGCTCGGTTGGCTCTGCTTACAGCGTCCAAGATGCTAGGCGACGACCACCGCCGTTGGTTATGGCCGATCCTCGGTCACGGCTATCATTCGAGTCATACCGAGGTTCTATGGACGGCGGCTTGCCCCAATATCGAGCTGTTTCTCCAAGCGAATACGGAACTCCCACTTCTTCGACGTTCTCGACTGGGCAGAGTAGCCCTCGATGGGGACCTGGTGTTTCTTCTCCGGCAACCTCGCACTCACGATCTCATAGTATGTACACGACAGGCTCTCGTACGCCAGGCCGTCGTTTGAGTGTTCCCTCAGGAAACAATCCGTTCCAATCCCCCGGTGCACCACCAGGAGGCAGACCAACGATGTTTGGATCCAATTCTGGTCCTGTCAACTCTCTGAATGTGGGTGCCCCTCTGCCAATCAGTAATGGCATCCCTTCATCCCCAACTTCCGCAACCTCTCAATGGCCACGCAGAGAGTCATTGTCTGAAAGCGATTGGCGTCGACGAACCTGGCACCCAGATAGCCGCAATATCAATGGGAATCCAAGTCAGCTAAGCTCCGTTGTGAATCAGTCCTCAGTCCGTCCAAATCCACCACCGCCGATCGCGAACCCTTCCAACTCCCAGTCGTCTTTCCGTCTGCCTGGTATTGAATCCTTCGATCCTCTCCCACCGCGCCCAGCCACCCCATCCAGGAGACAGCCTTCGCCAATGATGGTCGACGCGGAAGCTCATGCACGCGCTCCTTATCAGCCACATCTCCCCGAGACCCCGATGCAGGACGAAAGACGAAATCTCAATATGTATGACGCCAGCATTCAGCGTGGTCTCAATCGCCTGGACATCAACCATAATACCCCCCCACGCGATAGCGCTGGTTCATGGGCTTCCGAAGCGAATAAGGCGGTTCAAGCTCAGGCTGAGCATGTGCGACTCAACCCGCCTATTGTCCGTTTCGAGGAACGCCCCTCGGTTTATCACGGATCTAAGCCTACATCTGCCCCGCGATCTTTTCATCAACATACGATGTCGGCTCCTTCCATTACGACGTCTAGAGAAAACAAACGTCGGGGTTGGTATCATGGACCAGCATCTATTCAAAGAGATGGAAGACTGCCTCAGGAGCCGCAGGATCCCCGACTCGCGCATGTTGAACGGATGGTGCACCCCAACTTCACTGGTTTCAGTGGATTCCCCATAAAGGaaccccctcctcctccttcacACCATCACTATCAacatccaccaccaccaccgccaccaccacagcaacaacaacaacaacaacagttGGCCCTTCAGGCTCAACAGCAGACCCAGCCGCATCAGTATCAGCAAGTCCAACAcccgcagcagcagcagcagcaacagggtCGGCCAGGAAGTAACGGTTCTCTTGGACGATTGGAAGCCTTGGTTGCCGTTGCAACAAGCGAAGGCTCAACCGCCAAAGCGTACTGA